The following are encoded together in the Nocardioides thalensis genome:
- the mnmA gene encoding tRNA 2-thiouridine(34) synthase MnmA — translation MKVVAAMSGGVDSAVAAARAVDAGHEVTGIHLALSRNPKSYRSGARGCCTIEDANDARRAADVIGIPFYVWDMSDRFHEDVVEDFMDTYAAGQTPNPCLRCNEKIKFAAVLDRALALGFDAVVTGHYARLESGPEGVELHRAVDRGKDQSYVLGVLDERQLRHSLFPLGDTPKSDVRREAAARGLLVADKPDSHDICFVADGDNAGWLREKLGDRAPNHGGDIVDEASGEVLGRHDGTYGFTIGQRRGLRLGRPAPDGKPRFVLDIEPVSGTVTVGPREHLAVARIRADRPRWCGAALPDGSRLEGPGVTVQLRAHGAEHRAVVSVSSVVEEAGRGRHETMEIDLIDPASGIAPGQAAVIYDGTRVVGSATITATDRAALV, via the coding sequence GTGAAGGTCGTTGCTGCGATGTCCGGCGGGGTCGACTCCGCCGTCGCCGCCGCTCGCGCGGTCGACGCGGGCCACGAGGTGACCGGCATCCACCTCGCGCTCTCGCGCAACCCGAAGTCCTACCGGTCCGGTGCCCGCGGCTGCTGCACGATCGAGGACGCCAACGACGCGCGGCGCGCCGCCGACGTGATCGGGATCCCGTTCTACGTCTGGGACATGTCCGACCGCTTCCACGAGGACGTGGTCGAGGACTTCATGGACACCTACGCGGCCGGCCAGACGCCCAACCCCTGCCTGCGGTGCAACGAGAAGATCAAGTTCGCCGCCGTCCTCGACCGCGCGCTCGCGCTCGGCTTCGACGCCGTGGTCACCGGCCACTACGCGCGGCTCGAGAGCGGCCCCGAGGGCGTCGAGCTGCACCGCGCGGTCGACCGCGGCAAGGACCAGTCCTACGTGCTCGGCGTGCTCGACGAGCGGCAGCTGCGCCACTCGCTGTTCCCGCTCGGCGACACGCCGAAGTCCGACGTACGCCGCGAGGCCGCGGCGCGCGGGCTGCTCGTCGCCGACAAGCCGGACAGCCACGACATCTGCTTCGTCGCCGACGGTGACAACGCCGGTTGGCTCCGGGAGAAGCTGGGCGACCGCGCCCCCAACCACGGCGGCGACATCGTCGACGAGGCCTCGGGCGAGGTGCTCGGCCGGCACGACGGCACCTACGGGTTCACGATCGGCCAGCGCCGGGGCCTGCGGCTCGGACGACCGGCTCCGGACGGCAAGCCGCGGTTCGTGCTCGACATCGAGCCGGTGTCCGGCACCGTGACCGTGGGCCCGCGTGAGCACCTGGCGGTCGCCCGCATCCGCGCCGACCGCCCCCGCTGGTGCGGCGCGGCCCTGCCCGACGGCAGCCGCCTGGAGGGGCCGGGCGTCACCGTGCAGCTGCGCGCCCACGGCGCCGAGCACCGGGCAGTGGTGTCGGTCTCCTCGGTGGTCGAGGAGGCCGGCCGCGGCCGTCACGAGACCATGGAGATCGACCTGATCGATCCCGCGTCGGGCATCGCACCCGGCCAGGCAGCGGTGATCTACGACGGCACTCGCGTGGTCGGCTCGGCGACCATCACCGCCACCGACCGAGCCGCGCTCGTCTGA
- a CDS encoding methionine synthase codes for MPGPLSTGVGSFPGTDQRAFDEALSVVLGELGAHEPGLPFLPEVPGRGATAGMVGRTVGLVTELDADLQPAGWRLTGTSGAPALDQRRARSLLAQDLDTVEEQATGYAGAFKIQVVGPWTLAATVERPRGDKLLADHGARRELAQALALGVADHVRDVRRRLSGVDRLVVQVDEPALPAVMAGAVPTASGFGKHRTVHPPEASAAVEELLAAVRDAGAEPWVHCCAAGAPLALLRDAGAQGLMVDLGLLDASGHDALAESLEAGLRVGLGIVPTTEPPVPPGDKEHVERVQRWLDMLGLDPGEVADRLVITPACGLAAASEGWARRALETCRSVAAAFS; via the coding sequence ATGCCGGGCCCGCTCTCCACCGGGGTCGGCTCCTTCCCGGGGACCGACCAGCGCGCCTTCGACGAGGCGCTCAGCGTCGTGCTGGGTGAGCTCGGCGCGCACGAGCCGGGGCTCCCGTTCCTGCCCGAGGTGCCCGGACGCGGCGCGACCGCCGGGATGGTCGGCCGCACCGTCGGACTGGTCACCGAGCTCGACGCCGACCTCCAGCCGGCCGGCTGGCGGCTGACCGGCACCTCCGGCGCGCCTGCGCTCGACCAGCGTCGCGCCCGGAGCCTGCTCGCCCAGGACCTCGACACCGTGGAGGAGCAGGCCACGGGCTACGCCGGCGCCTTCAAGATCCAAGTGGTGGGGCCATGGACGCTCGCGGCGACCGTCGAACGACCGCGGGGCGACAAGCTGCTCGCCGACCACGGCGCCCGGCGCGAGCTGGCCCAGGCACTCGCCCTCGGCGTCGCCGACCACGTCCGCGACGTACGGCGCCGCCTGTCCGGCGTCGACCGGCTGGTGGTGCAGGTCGACGAGCCCGCGCTGCCCGCGGTGATGGCGGGGGCGGTGCCCACCGCCTCGGGGTTCGGCAAGCACCGCACGGTCCACCCGCCCGAGGCGAGCGCGGCCGTCGAGGAGCTGCTGGCCGCGGTCCGTGACGCCGGTGCCGAGCCGTGGGTCCACTGCTGCGCCGCGGGAGCCCCGCTCGCGCTGCTGCGCGACGCGGGCGCGCAGGGGCTGATGGTCGACCTCGGCCTCCTCGACGCGTCCGGGCACGACGCGCTGGCGGAGTCACTGGAGGCGGGGCTGCGCGTCGGGCTCGGCATCGTGCCCACGACCGAGCCGCCGGTGCCGCCCGGCGACAAGGAGCACGTCGAGCGCGTCCAGCGCTGGCTCGACATGCTCGGCCTCGACCCCGGCGAGGTCGCGGACCGCCTGGTCATCACCCCGGCCTGCGGACTCGCCGCTGCCAGCGAGGGCTGGGCGCGCCGCGCCCTGGAGACCTGCCGCTCGGTCGCGGCCGCCTTCTCGTAG
- a CDS encoding cysteine desulfurase family protein: MNAAPTVPTVYLDHAATTPMVPAAIEAMTAHLGDLGNPSSLHASGRRARRVVEEARETIAGALGCRPGEVVFTSGGTESDNLALKGLYWARRDADPARRRVLATSVEHHAVLDPLVWLSDHEQAELELLPVDRLGRLDVDALAAAIERDPASVGLVSVMWANNEVGTTQPVARVAEIAAAHGIPVHSDAVQALGAVSVDFAAAGVDALSISGHKVGGPRGVGALVVRREIDLTALLHGGGQERDVRSGTLDVPAIAGFAAAVEVAVKEQADHAVHLAELRDHLVREVRRVVPDAVLNGDPVDRLPGNAHFGFPGCEGDSLLMLLDARGIECSTGSACSAGVPQPSHVLLAMGFDEAEARSSLRFTLGRTSTESDVTALAEAIGPCVERARAARA, encoded by the coding sequence ATGAACGCTGCACCGACGGTGCCCACCGTCTACCTCGACCACGCCGCGACCACCCCGATGGTGCCCGCGGCGATCGAGGCGATGACGGCGCACCTCGGCGACCTGGGCAACCCGAGCTCGCTCCACGCATCCGGTCGGCGCGCCCGCCGGGTCGTCGAGGAGGCGCGCGAGACCATCGCCGGCGCTCTCGGCTGCCGGCCCGGCGAGGTGGTGTTCACGTCCGGGGGCACCGAGTCCGACAACCTCGCGCTCAAGGGCCTCTACTGGGCACGCCGCGACGCCGACCCGGCGCGCCGGCGGGTGCTCGCGACGTCCGTCGAGCACCACGCGGTGCTCGACCCGCTGGTCTGGTTGAGCGACCACGAGCAGGCCGAGCTCGAGCTGCTGCCCGTCGACCGGCTCGGCCGGCTCGACGTCGATGCGCTCGCGGCCGCCATCGAGCGCGATCCCGCCTCGGTCGGCCTGGTCTCGGTGATGTGGGCCAACAACGAGGTCGGTACGACGCAGCCGGTGGCCCGGGTGGCGGAGATCGCCGCCGCCCACGGCATCCCGGTGCACTCCGACGCGGTGCAGGCGCTCGGCGCGGTGTCGGTCGACTTCGCCGCCGCCGGCGTCGACGCGCTCTCGATCTCCGGGCACAAGGTCGGCGGACCGCGCGGCGTGGGCGCACTCGTCGTACGCCGCGAGATCGACCTCACCGCGCTCCTGCACGGCGGCGGTCAGGAGCGAGACGTGCGCAGCGGCACCCTCGACGTGCCGGCCATCGCGGGCTTCGCCGCCGCGGTCGAGGTCGCCGTCAAGGAGCAGGCCGACCACGCCGTGCACCTCGCGGAGCTGCGCGACCACCTGGTGCGCGAGGTGCGCCGGGTCGTGCCCGACGCCGTGCTCAACGGCGACCCCGTGGACCGGCTGCCCGGCAATGCCCACTTCGGCTTCCCCGGCTGCGAGGGCGACTCGCTGCTGATGCTGCTCGACGCCCGCGGGATCGAGTGCTCCACCGGCTCGGCCTGCTCGGCGGGCGTGCCGCAGCCCTCCCACGTGCTGCTCGCGATGGGTTTCGACGAGGCCGAGGCGCGCAGCTCGCTGCGCTTCACCCTCGGCCGCACCAGCACCGAGTCCGACGTGACCGCTCTCGCCGAGGCGATCGGTCCGTGCGTGGAGCGCGCGCGGGCCGCGCGCGCCTGA
- a CDS encoding carbohydrate ABC transporter permease — MATTRARPNVLGFLGALAWLAVVALPLYFLVVASLRTRANFRDGHPLGLPDSLTLENYREVFEGNFPTYFVNNVIVTLGTVLVVLMLTVPAAYAVVRSKSRFSGRAFTLMLVGLVIPAQAVIVPVYLIMSEIGLHDSIYAVILPTAAFALPMSLLILVNGLRDIPGELYEAQALDGASALRTLLTLVLPLAKPPIMVVSVFVALQAWNGYIFPLVLIDSPENRTLTLGLAEFQTQYGTNVPGMLAAIALSMLPIFAVYLVGRRFLLSGLTAGFGK; from the coding sequence ATGGCCACCACCCGTGCCCGGCCCAACGTCCTGGGGTTCCTCGGCGCGCTCGCCTGGCTGGCGGTCGTCGCGCTGCCGCTGTACTTCCTGGTCGTGGCGAGCCTCCGCACCCGTGCGAACTTCCGCGACGGCCACCCGCTCGGGCTCCCGGACTCGCTGACGCTCGAGAACTACCGCGAGGTGTTCGAGGGCAACTTCCCGACCTACTTCGTCAACAACGTGATCGTGACGCTCGGCACGGTCCTGGTCGTGCTGATGCTCACGGTGCCGGCGGCGTACGCCGTCGTGCGCAGCAAGTCGCGGTTCAGCGGCCGCGCGTTCACGCTGATGCTGGTGGGCCTGGTCATCCCGGCCCAGGCCGTGATCGTGCCCGTCTACCTGATCATGAGCGAGATCGGGCTGCACGACTCGATCTACGCCGTGATCCTGCCGACCGCGGCGTTCGCGCTGCCGATGTCGCTGCTGATCCTGGTGAACGGCCTGCGCGACATCCCCGGCGAGCTCTACGAGGCGCAGGCGCTCGACGGGGCCTCGGCCCTGCGGACGCTGCTCACGCTGGTGCTGCCGCTCGCCAAGCCGCCGATCATGGTGGTCTCCGTCTTCGTCGCCCTCCAGGCGTGGAACGGCTACATCTTCCCCCTGGTCCTCATCGACAGCCCCGAGAACCGCACGCTGACGCTCGGGCTGGCGGAGTTCCAGACCCAGTACGGCACCAACGTCCCGGGGATGCTGGCGGCGATCGCGCTGTCGATGCTGCCGATCTTCGCGGTCTACCTCGTGGGCCGCCGGTTCCTTCTCTCGGGCCTCACCGCCGGCTTCGGCAAGTAG
- a CDS encoding type 1 glutamine amidotransferase domain-containing protein: MTHLTGKRVAIIATDYFEEPELVGPRDMLREGGAEVRVYSADGEPIQAAEGDVNPTQKVEVDGSFADIDVDRLDALIVPGGTVNADHLRMNDKAQTIVRKVAAERKPVAAICHGPWLLVSAGVVEGRRVTSWASLADDLRNAGASWVDEEVVVDDFLITSRKPDDVPAFVQAVERALQAARV, encoded by the coding sequence ATGACCCACCTGACCGGCAAGCGCGTGGCGATCATCGCGACGGACTACTTCGAGGAACCCGAGCTGGTCGGGCCGAGGGACATGCTGCGCGAGGGCGGTGCCGAGGTGCGGGTCTACTCCGCCGACGGTGAGCCGATCCAGGCGGCCGAGGGCGACGTGAACCCGACGCAGAAGGTCGAGGTCGACGGCTCGTTCGCCGACATCGACGTCGACCGGCTCGACGCCCTGATCGTGCCGGGCGGGACCGTGAACGCCGACCACCTCCGGATGAACGACAAGGCGCAGACGATCGTGCGCAAGGTCGCTGCGGAGCGGAAGCCCGTCGCGGCGATCTGTCACGGCCCGTGGCTCCTGGTCTCCGCCGGTGTGGTGGAGGGCCGTCGGGTCACGAGCTGGGCAAGCCTTGCCGACGACCTCCGCAACGCGGGCGCCAGCTGGGTCGACGAGGAGGTCGTGGTCGACGACTTCCTGATCACCAGCCGCAAGCCCGACGACGTCCCCGCCTTCGTGCAGGCGGTCGAGCGGGCCCTCCAGGCCGCCCGGGTCTGA